The Sorex araneus isolate mSorAra2 chromosome 5, mSorAra2.pri, whole genome shotgun sequence genome has a segment encoding these proteins:
- the LOC129405121 gene encoding fibroblast growth factor-binding protein 1-like: MRAPGLPMLSCLLLTAQMLLVGAQALWPEHATGRGWRYEIPIPSRFLTPDRAKCYVTVKDRGEDVALKVQCIRLNSASSCVFAGNPKACTASLAKSRIYWKQLASSLFSQERLCEDDRVVLSTRVCGSSFPESNFRLVQPSQVATASKDRARAKFPWKMPRAKVIPTDSGSTAKISDSQGPFVTSHLSLELSESEITTTGPGLGPQRARTLPGETMVTTRSNSQADPAIRIESPQLADMDMGQEMVPWIYQDLLLKSYIGPQLERQDSPPQSSLGPGQVDQD; encoded by the coding sequence atgagggccccggggctccccatgctctcctgcctcctcctgaCGGCTCAGATGCTGCTGGTGGGCGCACAAGCACTGTGGCCGGAGCATGCCACGGGAAGAGGCTGGCGCTACGAGATCCCAATCCCTAGCAGGTTCCtcaccccagaccgggccaagtGCTACGTGACCGTAAAGGACCGGGGAGAGGACGTCGCCCTGAAGGTGCAGTGCATCCGGCTCAACAGTGCCTCTTCCTGTGTCTTTGCTGGAAACCCCAAGGCCTGCACGGCCAGTCTGGCAAAGAGCAGAATCTACTGGAAGCAGCTCGCCAGCAGCCTGTTCTCTCAGGAGCGCCTCTGTGAGGATGACCGCGTGGTCCTGAGCACCAGGGTCTGCGGCAGCAGCTTCCCGGAATCCAACTTCAGGCTGGTGCAGCCCTCGCAGGTCGCCACGGCCAGCAAGGACCGCGCGAGGGCCAAGTTCCCGTGGAAGATGCCAAGGGCCAAGGTCATCCCCACGGACTCTGGCAGCACCGCAAAGATCTCGGACAGCCAGGGGCCCTTCGTCACATCCCACCTCTCTTTGGAGCTGTCCGAGTCTGAGATCACCACCACTGGGCCAGGCCTTGGTCCTCAGCGGGCCAGGACCCTGCCAGGGGAGACCATGGTGACCACCAGATCCAACAGTCAGGCTGACCCAGCCATCAGAATCGAGTCGCCTCAGCTCGCTGACATGGACATGGGCCAGGAGATGGTCCCTTGGATCTACCAGGACCTGCTCCTAAAGAGTTACATAGGCCCACAGCTAGAGCGCCAGGACTCCCCCCCGCAGAGTTCCCTGGGTCCAGGGCAGGTagaccaggactaa